In Triticum aestivum cultivar Chinese Spring chromosome 5B, IWGSC CS RefSeq v2.1, whole genome shotgun sequence, the following proteins share a genomic window:
- the LOC123110490 gene encoding uncharacterized protein: MSHFAAMKSPVPVAAAAATDAKSPLFCPKPRRPVAPLRCHQSSHSDAGAGMDLLDLLLSKGDESNLSAASPQPPLFCGSPPRRASNPVVHDSRFGMDCPSSPLPWWPVMSPVTPAPVVVRPTPRPAGPPMSPRSSAGCARVFQPAVRVEGFDCLDGGRSGRGHDIAAMV, encoded by the exons ATGAGCCACTTCGCCGCCATGAAGAGCCCCgtcccggtcgccgccgccgccgccaccgacgcgaaGAGCCCGCTCTTCTGCCCCAAGCCGCGCCGCCCGGTCGCGCCCCTCCGGTGCCACCAGAGTAGCCACTCCGACGCGGGCGCCGGCATGGATCTGCTCGACCTCCTCCTGTCAAAG GGCGATGAGAGCAATCTTTCGGCGGCGTCCCCGCAGCCGCCGTTGTTCTGTGGCTCGCCTCCGCGGCGGGCCTCGAACCCGGTGGTCCACGACAGCCGGTTCGGCATGGACTGTCCGTCCAGCCCCCTGCCGTGGTGGCCGGTGATGTCGCCGGTCACGCCAGCGCCGGTGGTGGTCCGTCCTACCCCACGCCCGGCGGGACCACCGATGTCGCCCCGTTCCTCGGCTGGGTGCGCTCGCGTGTTCCAGCCAGCCGTCCGCGTTGAGGGTTTTGACTGCCTCGACGGTGGCCGTAGCGGCCGTGGCCATGACATCGCCGCCATGGTCTAG